Within Montipora foliosa isolate CH-2021 chromosome 3, ASM3666993v2, whole genome shotgun sequence, the genomic segment TTAGTGATGGAGTTGTCCCCATCGAGATATGTTGTCTTTTATAgttgttttggaaaaaaaaacaaatcaagttTAGGTAAGAATTAGGTTTCTTTGACCTAATTATAAAAGATGAAATGCGAAGAATAAAAAACGTTAAATTACAGCTTAATCAGATAAACAATATGAAAACGGTTTTAGGCAAATACGCATGCACATCAATTACCTCTTCTTAAAAAGCAATTTCCATTTCTGATGATGGGTGTCTGTTTTTTTCAGATAACGTTTAATGTTCAAGGAGAGGAAGTGGTCATTTCCCTAAAAGATGAAGGATCCCGGCAGTGGTACTGCAAATTCGAGTTAGTCCGAATCCAAAATTCAGCGACTACTTGTGGCCAAGCTTAATTTCAGATGTCACAGTATCGCGACATGAGCTGAGAATGTTTTTGAGCGAGTTTACCAGAGGACTGGAACGGCGAAGTGCCTTTGTTTCTCCTGCCAAGGCCCCGCCGGCTAAGAGAAGCGAAAAGGCGATGCAGGGGCCGAGAATACAACAAGGCCTGATGTTGTAGGACATTTAAATGCCTGAttcttttttttcaggaaagggATGAGAGCTTACCTCCGATATACGTCCCATTTTGTTTGAAATACTCTTCAAAGTCAGCCAGTTGTTTTTTTAGTTCTTTCTTGGCTTCTTCGTTGCCGTGGAGAATTTTGTACAGTGTAGaaattatctggaaaaaaaaaacgctattTATTACGATTAAATAACATGGAAGTGGTGGAGAAGAAGGGAAAAGTATCCTCACCGCATTTCCCAATGTCTCAACCAGCATTCGTTGCTTATATTTATCGTACGGATCAGTTGGATACAGAGGGCTGTCAGGAAACAGGTCATTCAGATAATCTGAGAGAGAAACAAATCCTTTTATATAATATTAAATAGCAAAGCGGCAAAATTGTTTGGACTTTTTGTCATCGTCTCCaagttttgagaaaaaagaacagatttctcatgcaagagatCGATTTTACATCGCTTTTACTTGAAACGGCAAACGCGGAAGCTTGGTGCTTGTCATAAAAGTAGGAAAATCATCTGATTTtagcttttctttttcctttaagAAGTTACTTGATATCCGTGTGGCCAATGGCAAgcatctcgtccccagagcccacTTTTTTCTGAGAAAGGCgatgtcttgatcttcagtggtaaaGCGGAAAGAATCGGTTCCTACAGAGTACAAACtccaggttcaaatccaatccaagGATGTATTTCCTTATTtactctgctaccacaagtcctgggacaaaGCGTCCAAAattcaagataataataattcaaagcaaattaacaattcaggataatcgTGCATTCATAGGCGAGAACGTGTTGAGCATTCACatgtttgaattgggtacaacattcagttagccgatttggtctgtTGGGAAATTAGGAACAACAGTTTTTGCCAATAGTTACAAAAATTGACTTTCAATGCTCCTGCCCACATCTTGGCCCTGGCCAGAGTCCGTAATCTTGGTGCTgactgaaataaagaaaagtggATTCTTGGGACGGAAATGTGTGCTGACCAAAGAAAAGCGGGCTCTGGGAACAAGAATGGCTAGGGATCAgctaaaatcaaaatcgtttctttcatttttggcaaaacgcaaatttcggCCAGACATTCGCCATTTGCCGTTGACGCAATGATAAATCACTTATTAGATCCTCCTATTCGTCCACCAGCATTTGTATATTAAACCATTGTTATCTGTGCCTCTCGCGGATAGAGATGTCTGAAGCGCATATTTGTGTTTTGAGAGGTTAGCATTAAATAGTTGGAATAAGCGGTCACAACGGTCAGATATAGGAAAGACCATTGCGTTTGATCTTGATgtgattttttgttttcatactTGAGTTTTGTATAAGTTCTTATGGTTATTTTCTGCATctgggtccggttgttcgaaagccgattaacttaatccaggattagcgtaaatttttgtttcatattttcaacttttttgtgatagttttgtttttcaaaattgacgtcttctaatgtaaagttttgccgaatatcagcgttgaacaacattttggagtagagaaataaactcattggttaacttttaatctgggattagcgttaatcagctTTGAACACTCGGGCCCTGATGTCTTCGAAAGCGCAGTTAATCAAAAGTAGTTCTCGAGGGAAAACTTAAGGTACGCCGGTCTCGCAACTGTGCGAGTTATTTTAAAATGGCCGGCAATTAGACTCGATCGAGAAGATAGAATGGTTGAAAACCTATCAATCTCTGTTCGCCAAAAGTGGGCATTTTTAAAGTGACGCTTGCTGGAGTCGTCGTTGTACTTTCGTTATTTGAGCGCTCTAATTATCGTTGTGTAAGAAACTCTTTCTAATCGCTACCCACAGCGAGCTCATCACGGCAGTACAATAAATTCATCAAGTACCTACCACAGCATATCGCAGATTCATATACGACTTTTCCATCCGGGTGTTCAATTGCTGGTACCATTCCAAGAGGGTTGATATCAGAAAACCAGCCTGGTTTATCCTTTAAATTGATGTTCACGCACTCGTATTCTACACCCTTTGCGGCAAGAACTAGGCGAACTCTCTGTAAATAGATGAACAAAATGAAGGAGTATGTCAGTTTGTTTTAACAGGGAACACATAAAGAGTCCGTAGACATGAGCACGTTGtgtactatcttaaagtccccaTTAAGTTTCTGGAACTCTTGAGAACGTTACCTAATGCTTTCATGACTAACTCCTTGAAACAGAACTCGTTATAGGttacaaaattatgaaaattcaAGTTATATGAATTGATGGAATATTCTTTCTTCGCAAGAACCAAGTGTTTGTATTGTAAAAGAGTGAAACTAGAAGGTACACGAGTTTGTTTCATCAAGATAACGCGGGTTAGGTACCTCAACATAGTACCTGAGCGAATGGACAGAACCTCATGCTGTATAGTCGAAGACAGTCCTTTGTAAAAGCTGGTTTTTCAGATCCTTTAGAACAATGACTCATTTTCCTTCTTGCACACAAAGTCTCTCACAATTAAATCAATGCTATGTAAACTGCCTACGAAGTCATGTACAAAATATCACTTTGTCATTCTGATTTGGTGTAACTCAAAGCTAACTTAGTTACCAGTAAATTTTAGTCATGCACTAAGCCGAGTCCAGTCGCCAGGGCGCCCAAACTGAGGGTAATTCTGACCGACGACATGCTAAAAGGGCAATAGTGCAATTTAAAATTTCCCCATAAGTtgagaattatttttaaaatgttgtcaAATGCGCATACTGTGTCCTTCGCTAATTTGTGGGGATGTCACGCAACCCTCCAAAAAAGAGCACTGGGGACATCTTCGTCAGCAAAGGTATATTTCGGGGTGTTGTATATGATAAGGGTAAAAAGAAAAGTTGATGTTGATGCCAGGAGGCATCCTCGCGATTTATCTTGAAGAGAATTTTGTTCCAGACTTCAGTCACAATGAGCAGTCAGAAGCCATTGGTATTAATAGACATCGTCTCGGACACTATATGACCATGGTAAGCACAAACACGACTTGATGTCCCACTCAGTGTATTGGGGGAAACAAATCGCTGTGTCATCGTCGAAGTTGGGCAGTGGCCTAgcagtttttgttctttttgacttGTAAATACGGCGTTCGGTATCCAAGTGGAATGTTAGGTTGTGGCCAGGAATGCTTCCCCTGGTCTGAGATCGTCTTTATGAAACCAGAGTTTAATTTTGGTAACTTTCGAAAGACCAACAACGAAATGCAATACACTTTCCTCTTTATCCATAagcttaaaaattaatgttaggttATTTGATTATTATTTTCGTCGTTTTGTGTAAGATTGTCCTTTTGTTCTCTGCAAGCAGAGACGTCTTTTCCTCTGTATGAGTATTTGCTGGGCTGATAGGCAAGAGAAAAAGTGACTTCTGACTGTATCGAGCCTGATTGTGTTGATCATTATAGTTTCATTTAGAGGATGCCTTGCTACTCGTGGGCTCACTAAACGGCCAGTAAGTTTTTATTACGGTATACTTGTGACAATACAATACGTACAattcatacttaattgaccgctgcccataggggcttttcagacgAAACGACGTCGACGGAACacagcaataacaacaacaacaactgataagaatctcaactggctggaggcaaaccagttggctatttacaagtgcagatgGGAAGTTCGACCAGGAAgtctaccaggatcaaattcaacaagtggtcagaactCTGCCACTAATTTGCTTATGAATAGAGATGGTGGGGTATCCTGAAGTTGCTCTGAAGGGACCATGCATTTTGAACAGTGCTGTCCCCTTTCCATGGATTGCGGCTTGATAAAGTTTCTACACAGTGCAGAGTTCTTTTCTCCTCCTGGTTGTCTTctataaaatataaaagaaagaaGGCCTTTCCTATTGTGAAAGTACTTCCACTATTTTCATGTGTCAGCGACTATTGGTGCATGTTTTACtaaataaaattcattttaatttaagGTGTTTTGTTGGAAAACGCCATCTGGAAGAAGCCATGAAGGTGTTTTCTGACCAGCTGTCCTTTGAAGTGACATGGAAGCCATTCTTCCTCAATCGTACAACCCCAGAGAGTGGAATTCCTCTTGAGCAGTACCTTTCACAAAAGTATGGACCAGAAGCAGCAGCTACAGCTAAGCAAGGAACTGGTCATCTTTCCATGGCTGGTGCAAATGTGGTAAAATGAATTTCCTGTATTCTGCCTTTGTTAGTACCCATAGTGTTTTCACGACATTTTAAACCTGTTACATGTACAATTGCAAACATATGGTTATTTACCATGAGGGAAACCTGTTTATAAGCTCAATTCACAAAGTTGTTATTCTACGAGTGAATGCTAGGGAATATTGCAGAATTATGGGTAACTGATTGGCACAGAGGTAGCATGAAAGATTTAGACAACTTACCGGTATCTTTTCCTCATCTCACAGAGTTTGTGTAAGTGTCAGTGCTCTATTTTGCCCTTTTTAATTCCATTGTTGAATGCTTCCTTCGCCATTGACAttaatttaaagtgcccctgtgaccaaaaagtcaattcatatttttctttggatttcaaaactatgttaacaaaacactaagtgacccacgttttaagccttgatttcaaaaagacacctctttattttaactgtaattttcctgtttaatggtccgccattactaacattatgttcttgagagagctggatcgaggagaaatgacgtcaaaggctcactagtttaagaatgcaatacgtgtgtacgccgcagaattaatatgcagcacgggggttttgggctttcagacttttaaactcacgctttgcatatataataagctgcgttcacacgctgaaattttaagctagtgagcctctgacgtcacttttccctggatccagcCTTCTGAGGTCCaaacggtcagttttgaacatgagtaatggcggactgtgaaatccaaaacttacattcaaagtaaacggcctttggataaaaatcaaagctccaaattttgccagtcaggtgttaagcaaacacactttcaaaatctgagggaaaaaaggaagtggtttttttgatcacaggggcactttaaaattggataatttttttttttgctaaggatttttatccttagatttttaacttgtacttattttaaaaattttttaactgaagaaggccgaaggggcgaaacgtttttattaaatttcctggaccttcgagaagttttgtcttcctctccagtttatatgcaactatata encodes:
- the LOC137994495 gene encoding glutathione S-transferase omega-1-like — encoded protein: MSHCSKGSEKPAFTKDCLRLYSMRFCPFAQRVRLVLAAKGVEYECVNINLKDKPGWFSDINPLGMVPAIEHPDGKVVYESAICCDYLNDLFPDSPLYPTDPYDKYKQRMLVETLGNAIISTLYKILHGNEEAKKELKKQLADFEEYFKQNGTYIGGDNPRIGDYLVWPWFERLQIPSIQQELAECDLSQFAAISTWCEAMGKLPEVQECSHPEEMYVKFIEGYYRAGDSQAQLIGVDLKP